A single Pseudomonas sp. HN11 DNA region contains:
- the purD gene encoding phosphoribosylamine--glycine ligase, whose translation MNVLIIGSGGREHALAWKVAQDPRVQKVFVAPGNAGTAIEAKCENVAIDVLALEQLADFAEKNVSLTIVGPEVPLVAGVVDLFRSRGLDCFGPTAGAAQLEGSKAFTKDFLARHKIPTADYQNFTEIEPALAYLREKGAPIVIKADGLAAGKGVIVAMTLQEAEDAVRDMLAGNAFGDAGSRVVIEEFLDGEEASFIVMVDGKNVLPMATSQDHKRVGDGDTGPNTGGMGAYSPAPVVTADVHQRVMDQVIWPTVRGMADEGNVYTGFLYAGLMIDKAGNPKVIEFNCRFGDPETQPVMLRLQSSLVLLVEAALAQALDKVEAQWDPRPSVGIVLAAGGYPADYAKGDVVEGLDAAAMLEGKVFHAGTALKDGKVVTAGGRVLCATAMGASVDAAQQQAYKLAAKIDWKGCFYRKDIGYRAIARERGESQ comes from the coding sequence TTGAACGTCCTTATCATTGGCAGCGGTGGCCGTGAACACGCCCTGGCCTGGAAAGTTGCCCAGGACCCGCGGGTCCAGAAAGTATTCGTTGCACCCGGCAACGCCGGTACCGCCATTGAAGCCAAGTGCGAGAACGTGGCTATCGACGTGCTGGCCCTTGAGCAACTGGCCGACTTCGCTGAAAAAAATGTTTCCCTGACCATCGTTGGTCCGGAAGTCCCATTGGTTGCCGGCGTCGTGGACCTGTTCCGCAGCCGTGGCCTGGACTGCTTCGGCCCTACCGCTGGTGCAGCGCAGCTGGAAGGCTCCAAGGCATTCACCAAGGACTTCCTGGCTCGCCACAAGATCCCAACCGCCGACTATCAGAACTTCACCGAGATCGAGCCGGCCCTGGCTTACCTGCGTGAAAAAGGTGCGCCAATCGTGATCAAGGCTGATGGCCTGGCCGCCGGTAAAGGCGTGATCGTTGCCATGACCCTGCAGGAAGCCGAAGACGCCGTGCGCGACATGCTTGCCGGCAACGCGTTCGGTGACGCTGGTTCGCGCGTGGTAATCGAGGAATTCCTCGATGGCGAAGAAGCCAGCTTTATCGTGATGGTCGACGGCAAGAACGTCTTGCCGATGGCCACCAGCCAGGACCACAAACGCGTCGGCGACGGCGACACCGGCCCGAACACCGGCGGCATGGGCGCCTACTCCCCTGCCCCGGTGGTCACCGCCGATGTGCATCAGCGCGTCATGGACCAGGTGATCTGGCCGACCGTGCGCGGCATGGCTGACGAAGGCAATGTGTACACCGGCTTCCTGTATGCCGGCCTGATGATCGACAAAGCCGGTAACCCGAAAGTCATCGAATTCAACTGCCGCTTCGGCGACCCGGAAACCCAACCGGTGATGTTGCGTCTGCAATCGAGCCTGGTGCTGCTGGTGGAAGCTGCCCTGGCCCAGGCCCTGGACAAGGTTGAAGCGCAATGGGATCCACGTCCGAGCGTCGGCATTGTGCTGGCCGCCGGCGGATACCCTGCCGACTACGCCAAGGGCGACGTGGTTGAAGGCCTCGACGCGGCGGCTATGCTGGAAGGCAAGGTGTTCCATGCGGGCACCGCGCTCAAGGATGGCAAGGTCGTGACTGCCGGTGGCCGTGTGTTGTGCGCTACTGCCATGGGCGCCAGCGTCGACGCCGCGCAGCAACAGGCGTACAAGCTGGCCGCGAAGATCGATTGGAAAGGCTGTTTCTACCGCAAGGACATTGGCTATCGCGCCATTGCGCGAGAGCGCGGCGAGAGCCAGTAA
- a CDS encoding hybrid sensor histidine kinase/response regulator, with translation MRWLRIAIGFTVSLLTLLCLLPAQAAAQGSGWAVLLDEQADLQLSDIRSSRYTNQFSPIELDRITAAEPNGALWVRFKLQPGKHEQVLRVFAPDLSHLSLYVLDGDTLVEQQSTGTRQPQAERPLPSSDFMLAMPQSQKPLEVYLRLVSEHELRPYITLEPAVLAAADQTQTLIYGLLFGCLLMLILHNITRFAYHRSRSSLWLAACESLLMLSLALLLNLIGPWLPNWHAIQTPGAYLALLLTAPCGLMFAYRFFMPLGAHPLNKLLMADILFIVLCGLLLLFVNTLPLNIITYALVALAGLSMLFVSAYHWQKGYRPARLFVAAMVVFNIGTLIILPALLGLTMVSPQGLIVTLLAFICLSGLLMSLALGERQRAIVEARFSLSRDLAASNAEIAAKAEFLAKISHEIRTPMNGVLGMTELLLGTPLSVKQRDYVQTIHSAGNELLTLINEILDISKLESGQIELDDVQFDLNALIEDCLSIFRAKAEQQNVELISFIQPQVPRVISGDPTRLRQAMLSLLENALQKTDEGEVLIVVALDDRSTKPRLRIAVQDSGLPMEPAERDALLHSELHSKNFFSATRLNGHLGLVIARQLILLMNGEFGIKSGSHQGSTLWLTLPLDPERLEHPTSDLDGPLKGARVLVVDDNDTCRKVLVQQCSAWGLNVSAVPSGKEALALLRTKAHLRDYFDVVLLDQNMPGMTGMQLAAKIKEDPSLNHDILLIMLTGISNAPSKIIARNCGIKRILAKPVAGYTLKTTLADELTQRSKGNVPPRPILNAPAAVTVPTDFRILVAEDNSISTKVIRGMLGKLNLNPDTASNGEEALEAMKAQRYDLVLMDCEMPILDGFSATQQLRAWEVSHQRIRTPVVALTAHILSEHKERARQAGMDGHMAKPVELSQLRELVEFWVAQRQQRPEHAPS, from the coding sequence GTGCGCTGGCTCAGGATCGCCATAGGTTTCACTGTCAGCCTGCTGACACTGCTCTGCTTGCTCCCGGCCCAGGCCGCCGCGCAAGGCAGTGGCTGGGCAGTATTGCTTGATGAACAGGCCGACCTGCAACTGAGCGACATCCGTTCCTCGCGCTACACCAATCAATTCAGCCCCATCGAACTGGACCGCATTACCGCCGCGGAACCGAACGGTGCGTTGTGGGTGCGTTTCAAGTTGCAACCCGGCAAGCACGAGCAAGTGCTGCGGGTATTTGCCCCGGATCTGTCCCACCTGAGCCTCTATGTACTTGACGGCGATACCCTGGTGGAACAACAGAGCACCGGCACACGCCAACCCCAGGCTGAGCGCCCATTACCCAGCAGTGACTTCATGCTGGCGATGCCCCAGAGTCAGAAACCCTTAGAGGTCTACCTGCGCCTGGTGTCGGAACACGAGCTGCGCCCCTATATCACCCTGGAGCCGGCCGTACTCGCCGCCGCTGACCAGACTCAGACGCTGATCTACGGCCTGTTGTTCGGCTGCCTGTTGATGCTGATCCTGCACAACATCACCCGTTTCGCTTACCACCGCTCACGCAGTAGCCTGTGGCTGGCGGCCTGCGAAAGCCTGCTGATGCTCAGCCTTGCGCTGCTGCTCAATCTGATCGGCCCATGGTTGCCGAACTGGCACGCAATCCAGACACCGGGCGCCTACCTGGCTCTGCTGCTGACCGCGCCGTGCGGATTGATGTTCGCCTACCGCTTTTTCATGCCCTTGGGCGCGCACCCGCTGAACAAGCTGTTGATGGCGGACATCCTGTTCATCGTGCTGTGCGGCCTGCTGCTGTTGTTCGTCAACACCTTGCCACTGAACATCATCACCTATGCCCTGGTGGCCCTGGCCGGCTTGAGCATGCTGTTCGTCTCGGCCTATCACTGGCAGAAAGGCTACCGCCCGGCACGCCTGTTCGTGGCGGCGATGGTGGTGTTCAACATCGGTACGTTGATCATCCTGCCGGCGCTGTTGGGCCTGACGATGGTTTCGCCACAGGGCCTGATCGTCACGCTGCTGGCGTTTATCTGCCTCAGCGGCTTGTTGATGAGCCTGGCGTTGGGCGAACGCCAGCGTGCGATTGTCGAAGCGCGCTTCAGCCTCAGCCGCGACCTGGCGGCGAGCAATGCCGAGATCGCCGCCAAGGCCGAGTTCCTGGCCAAGATCAGCCACGAAATCCGCACCCCCATGAATGGCGTGCTGGGTATGACCGAATTATTGCTGGGCACGCCCCTCTCTGTGAAACAGCGCGACTATGTGCAAACCATACACAGCGCCGGTAATGAACTGCTCACGCTGATCAATGAAATCCTCGACATCTCCAAGCTGGAATCTGGCCAGATCGAATTGGATGACGTGCAGTTCGACCTCAACGCGCTGATCGAAGACTGCCTGAGTATTTTCCGCGCCAAGGCCGAGCAACAGAACGTCGAACTGATCAGCTTTATCCAGCCCCAGGTGCCTCGCGTCATCAGCGGCGACCCAACGCGCCTGCGCCAGGCCATGCTGAGCCTGCTGGAAAACGCCCTGCAAAAAACCGACGAAGGCGAAGTACTCATCGTCGTCGCACTGGACGACCGCAGCACCAAGCCGCGCCTGCGCATTGCCGTACAAGACAGCGGCCTGCCGATGGAGCCCGCCGAGCGTGACGCCCTGCTGCACAGCGAACTGCACAGCAAGAATTTCTTCTCGGCCACCCGCCTGAACGGTCACTTGGGCCTGGTCATCGCTCGCCAGTTGATCCTGCTGATGAATGGCGAGTTCGGTATCAAGAGCGGCAGTCATCAGGGCAGCACCTTGTGGCTGACCCTGCCGTTGGACCCGGAACGCCTGGAACACCCGACCTCCGACCTCGACGGTCCACTCAAAGGCGCGCGGGTGTTGGTGGTGGACGACAACGACACCTGCCGCAAGGTGCTGGTGCAGCAATGCTCGGCCTGGGGCCTCAACGTCAGCGCGGTGCCGTCGGGCAAGGAAGCCCTGGCGTTGCTACGCACCAAGGCGCACCTGCGTGACTACTTTGACGTGGTGCTGCTGGACCAGAACATGCCCGGCATGACCGGCATGCAGCTGGCGGCGAAGATCAAGGAAGACCCGAGCCTGAACCACGACATCCTGTTGATCATGCTCACCGGCATCAGCAATGCGCCGAGCAAGATCATCGCGCGCAATTGCGGGATCAAGCGCATCCTCGCCAAACCGGTGGCCGGCTACACACTCAAGACCACCCTGGCCGACGAACTGACCCAGCGCAGCAAGGGCAACGTGCCACCACGCCCGATTCTCAACGCCCCGGCGGCCGTCACCGTGCCGACGGATTTCCGTATCCTGGTGGCCGAAGACAACAGCATCTCCACCAAGGTGATCCGTGGCATGCTCGGCAAGCTCAACCTCAACCCGGACACTGCCAGCAATGGCGAAGAGGCGCTGGAAGCGATGAAAGCCCAGCGTTATGACCTGGTGCTGATGGATTGTGAAATGCCGATTCTCGATGGCTTCTCGGCGACCCAGCAACTGCGCGCGTGGGAAGTCAGCCACCAGCGTATTCGCACACCAGTGGTGGCGCTGACGGCGCACATTCTGTCGGAACATAAAGAGCGTGCGCGCCAGGCCGGAATGGATGGGCATATGGCCAAGCCGGTGGAGTTGTCGCAGCTGCGCGAGCTGGTGGAGTTCTGGGTGGCGCAGCGTCAGCAACGGCCCGAACACGCCCCTTCCTGA
- the dusB gene encoding tRNA dihydrouridine synthase DusB, with protein MSAVRIGPYTLQNGLILAPMAGVTDQPFRQLCKRLGAGLVVSEMVTSDMSLWNTRKSRMRMIHEGDPEPRSVQIAGGDAQMLADAARANVELGAQIIDINMGCPAKKVCNKAAGSALLKDEQLVAEILQAVVAAVDVPVTLKIRTGWDRDNKNGLTVAKIAEQAGITALAVHGRTRADLYTGEAEYDTIAAIKQTVSMPVFANGDIDSAEKARRVLHATGADGLLIGRAAQGRPWIFREIEHFLRTGEVLPAPELIEVERILLEHLAALHVFYGDVMGVRIARKHVGWYLATLPGAKEFRAQFNRLDETQAQVATVREFFAERDKSLGTGDAKGVAA; from the coding sequence ATGTCGGCGGTACGCATCGGCCCATACACATTGCAGAACGGCTTGATCCTCGCCCCGATGGCGGGGGTTACCGACCAGCCCTTTCGTCAGCTGTGCAAGCGTTTGGGCGCGGGTCTAGTAGTCTCGGAAATGGTCACCAGCGACATGAGCTTGTGGAACACCCGCAAATCGCGGATGCGCATGATCCACGAAGGTGATCCCGAGCCGCGCTCGGTGCAGATCGCCGGTGGAGATGCACAGATGCTGGCGGATGCGGCCCGGGCCAACGTGGAGTTGGGGGCACAGATCATCGACATCAACATGGGCTGCCCGGCCAAGAAGGTCTGCAATAAGGCCGCCGGTTCCGCGCTGTTGAAAGATGAGCAGTTGGTTGCCGAGATCCTGCAGGCCGTTGTCGCCGCAGTGGATGTACCGGTCACCCTGAAGATCCGTACCGGCTGGGACCGGGACAACAAGAACGGCCTGACAGTGGCGAAGATCGCTGAACAGGCAGGCATTACAGCGCTGGCGGTGCATGGCCGCACCCGCGCCGACCTTTACACCGGTGAAGCCGAGTACGACACCATCGCCGCGATCAAGCAGACGGTGTCGATGCCGGTGTTTGCCAATGGCGACATCGACTCCGCCGAGAAAGCCCGGCGCGTACTGCACGCTACCGGTGCCGATGGCTTGTTGATTGGCCGGGCTGCCCAGGGGCGGCCGTGGATTTTTCGTGAGATCGAGCATTTTCTGCGTACCGGCGAAGTGTTGCCGGCACCGGAGCTGATCGAGGTGGAACGTATTCTGCTAGAGCATCTGGCCGCACTTCATGTTTTCTACGGAGACGTGATGGGCGTGCGCATTGCTCGCAAGCATGTCGGCTGGTACCTCGCCACCTTGCCGGGCGCCAAGGAATTCCGCGCTCAGTTCAATCGTTTGGATGAAACGCAGGCACAGGTCGCCACCGTTCGTGAGTTCTTCGCCGAACGTGACAAGAGCCTGGGAACAGGGGATGCAAAGGGGGTGGCCGCATGA
- a CDS encoding DUF3426 domain-containing protein, whose amino-acid sequence MTDSFVTQCPHCQARFRVNHAQLSVARGVVRCGSCLQVFNAARQLLEQRGQAQEPLPEPPAFIEPAPDAAPEAPRAISQKQWTAEELDLDNLDLDEELAKLERREIQHTLPVGADRRQPGTDRRQKEESFSASRDTVKAEEEKWAASLFSDPPEERLHVTEDEPEPATKQRTEPSMSLHTDDLDDEPPLRSTPDDDDIDPPFTPLTKAAEPEDRLPPRRKRPRAEASVHDDVLQDLEDDPLHLYAQKRPSGWGRRLVWLLLVLIAAGGLAGQYIAYQFDDLARQDAYRPWFQQVCPTLGCTVPSRVDIAHIKSSNLVVRSHPDFAGALVVDAIIYNRATFTQPFPLLELRFADLNGSLIASRRFKPAEYLSGELAGVSEMPSQTPIHISLDILDPGNKAVNYSLSFHSPE is encoded by the coding sequence ATGACCGACAGTTTCGTCACCCAGTGCCCACACTGCCAAGCACGCTTTCGCGTCAACCACGCTCAATTGAGCGTGGCCCGCGGCGTGGTGCGCTGCGGCTCGTGCCTGCAGGTGTTCAATGCCGCTCGCCAGTTGCTGGAGCAACGCGGCCAGGCACAGGAGCCGCTGCCCGAGCCGCCGGCCTTCATTGAGCCGGCGCCCGACGCCGCTCCCGAGGCCCCGCGCGCCATCAGCCAGAAGCAGTGGACCGCCGAAGAGCTGGACCTGGACAACCTTGACCTGGACGAAGAACTGGCCAAGCTGGAACGCCGCGAGATTCAGCACACGCTGCCCGTGGGTGCAGATCGTCGCCAGCCCGGCACCGACCGCCGCCAGAAGGAAGAATCCTTCAGCGCCAGCCGTGACACGGTCAAGGCCGAAGAGGAAAAATGGGCGGCGAGCCTGTTCAGCGACCCGCCTGAAGAGCGCCTCCACGTCACCGAAGACGAGCCTGAACCTGCGACCAAGCAGCGCACCGAACCCTCCATGTCGCTCCACACCGACGATCTCGACGATGAGCCGCCACTGCGTTCAACGCCGGACGATGACGACATCGACCCGCCGTTCACGCCACTGACCAAAGCGGCCGAACCCGAAGATCGACTGCCACCTCGCCGCAAACGCCCACGCGCAGAGGCCAGCGTGCATGACGATGTGCTCCAGGACCTGGAAGATGACCCGCTGCACCTCTACGCGCAAAAACGCCCATCGGGCTGGGGCCGTCGGCTGGTCTGGCTGTTGCTGGTACTGATCGCTGCCGGCGGCCTTGCCGGTCAGTACATCGCTTATCAATTCGACGACCTGGCTCGCCAGGACGCCTATCGCCCGTGGTTCCAACAAGTGTGCCCCACACTGGGCTGCACGGTGCCATCACGGGTCGATATCGCCCATATCAAGAGCAGCAACCTGGTCGTGCGCAGCCACCCGGACTTCGCCGGGGCCTTGGTAGTGGATGCGATCATCTATAACCGCGCGACCTTCACCCAGCCCTTCCCGCTGCTGGAGCTGCGATTTGCCGATTTGAATGGCAGCCTGATTGCCAGTCGTCGCTTCAAACCCGCCGAATACCTCAGCGGCGAGTTGGCCGGTGTTAGCGAAATGCCCTCGCAAACCCCGATCCATATCTCCCTGGACATCCTCGATCCGGGCAACAAAGCCGTGAATTACAGCCTGAGCTTTCACTCGCCGGAGTGA
- the cobJ gene encoding precorrin-3B C(17)-methyltransferase — protein sequence MTPAIVILGQGSLATARKIQQVYPDALIHGLAGRVEGADQTYSEFGATLRLLYQQGSPLIALCAAGIVIRTLAPLLLEKGEEPAVLAVAEDGSAVVPLLGGLGGVNVMAREIASALNVAAAITTSGELRFGTCLLNPPAGYELADLELGKRFVSDLLAGESVRIEGAAPWLDQANLPQDQLARLAIHVGSAERIPAPHELLIYPKNVSVTCKPGAQLAERVRTALHEAGIAVQSLACLLASDTQMAAASLREAALELGVPLRFASVTQDADIVINVAEHPLDLSQVGRPRGRLAVIGLGPGAAELMVPAVKAELAHCTDVLGYETYVRMAGPFRDDQVQHCTDNREEMQRARHAFELAAQGRSVVVVSSGDPGVFAMAAAVIEALHESSDPAWHQVDLEILPGVSASLATAAQAGAPLGHDFCVMSLSDNLKPWSIIEKRLDLASQADLALAFYNPISRSRPWQLGRALEIVALHRTPDTPVVLGRDIGRPGQTLRVTTLGQLTPGQVDMRTMVLIGSSTTCTFPRAGGGEWVYTPRWYGEKPAS from the coding sequence ATGACCCCGGCGATTGTCATCCTCGGCCAGGGCAGCCTGGCGACTGCGCGCAAGATCCAGCAGGTGTACCCCGACGCGCTGATCCACGGCCTGGCCGGACGGGTTGAAGGCGCGGACCAGACCTACAGTGAATTCGGCGCGACCTTGCGTCTGCTGTATCAGCAAGGCTCGCCGCTGATTGCGCTGTGCGCGGCCGGCATCGTCATTCGTACCTTGGCGCCGCTGCTGCTGGAAAAGGGCGAGGAGCCCGCTGTGCTGGCCGTGGCCGAAGACGGCAGCGCCGTGGTGCCGTTGCTCGGCGGCCTGGGCGGTGTGAACGTGATGGCGCGCGAAATCGCCTCTGCCTTGAACGTGGCTGCCGCGATCACCACCAGTGGCGAGCTGCGTTTCGGCACTTGCCTGCTCAATCCGCCTGCGGGTTATGAGCTGGCGGATCTGGAGCTGGGCAAGCGTTTCGTCTCCGACCTGCTGGCCGGCGAAAGCGTACGCATCGAAGGTGCTGCCCCGTGGCTGGACCAGGCCAATCTGCCCCAGGATCAATTGGCGCGCCTGGCGATTCACGTGGGCAGTGCCGAGCGCATACCAGCACCCCATGAATTGCTGATTTATCCGAAGAACGTGAGCGTAACCTGCAAGCCTGGCGCGCAATTGGCCGAGCGTGTGCGCACGGCATTGCATGAGGCCGGTATCGCCGTGCAATCCCTGGCCTGCCTGCTGGCCAGCGATACGCAGATGGCCGCAGCATCGTTGCGTGAAGCAGCGTTGGAACTGGGTGTGCCGCTGCGTTTTGCCAGCGTCACCCAGGACGCGGATATCGTCATCAATGTTGCCGAGCACCCCCTGGACTTATCGCAAGTCGGCCGCCCGCGTGGTCGCCTGGCCGTGATCGGCCTGGGCCCCGGCGCCGCCGAGTTGATGGTGCCCGCCGTGAAAGCCGAACTGGCACATTGCACCGACGTGCTTGGCTACGAAACCTACGTGCGCATGGCCGGGCCGTTCCGCGACGACCAGGTGCAACACTGCACCGACAACCGCGAAGAAATGCAGCGTGCGCGGCACGCCTTCGAGTTGGCCGCCCAAGGGCGTTCGGTCGTCGTGGTGTCGTCCGGCGATCCTGGCGTGTTCGCCATGGCGGCCGCCGTGATCGAGGCCTTGCACGAGTCCAGCGACCCGGCGTGGCATCAGGTAGATCTGGAAATCCTGCCGGGCGTCTCTGCGTCACTTGCCACTGCCGCTCAGGCGGGTGCTCCGCTGGGCCATGACTTCTGCGTGATGTCGCTGTCGGACAACCTCAAGCCCTGGTCGATCATTGAAAAGCGCTTGGACCTCGCGTCCCAGGCTGACCTGGCCCTGGCGTTCTACAATCCGATTTCGCGCTCGCGGCCGTGGCAACTGGGGCGTGCCCTGGAAATCGTCGCGCTGCACCGCACGCCTGATACGCCGGTGGTGCTGGGCCGCGATATCGGTCGCCCGGGCCAGACCCTGCGGGTTACCACGCTTGGGCAACTGACGCCTGGGCAGGTGGACATGCGTACCATGGTGCTGATCGGCTCGTCCACGACCTGCACTTTTCCGCGTGCCGGTGGCGGTGAGTGGGTGTACACGCCGCGTTGGTACGGCGAGAAACCGGCCAGCTGA
- the fis gene encoding DNA-binding transcriptional regulator Fis, whose product MTMMTETLVSGTTPVSDNVNLKQHLNTPSEEGQTLRGSVEKALHNYFAHLEGASVTDVYNLVLSEVEAPLLESVMNYVKGNQTKASELLGLNRGTLRKKLKQYDLL is encoded by the coding sequence ATGACGATGATGACCGAGACTTTAGTGAGTGGAACAACACCCGTGAGCGACAACGTCAATTTGAAACAGCACCTCAACACGCCGAGCGAAGAAGGCCAGACCCTTCGCGGGAGTGTCGAGAAGGCGCTGCACAATTATTTCGCCCACCTTGAGGGCGCTTCCGTCACGGACGTGTACAACCTGGTGCTCTCCGAAGTCGAGGCGCCCTTGCTCGAAAGCGTGATGAATTACGTGAAGGGTAACCAGACCAAAGCCAGTGAGCTGCTGGGCCTCAACCGTGGCACCTTGCGCAAAAAGCTCAAGCAGTACGATTTGTTGTAA
- the purH gene encoding bifunctional phosphoribosylaminoimidazolecarboxamide formyltransferase/IMP cyclohydrolase, whose amino-acid sequence MTDQTTRLPIRRALISVSDKTGILEFARELEALGVEILSTGGTFKLLQDNGVAAVEVADYTGFAEMMDGRVKTLHPKIHGGILGRRGTDDAIMAEHGIKPIDLVAVNLYPFEATINKPGCDLPTAIENIDIGGPTMVRSAAKNHKDVAIVVNASDYANVLQSLKAGGLTYAQRFDLMLKAFEHTAAYDGMIANYMGTVNQTVETLSTEGRSQFPRTFNSQFIKAQEMRYGENPHQSAAFYVEAKPAEVGIATATQLQGKELSYNNVADTDAALECVKSFVKPACVIVKHANPCGVAVSPDAEGGIRQAYELAYATDTESAFGGIIAFNRELDAETAKAIVERQFVEVIIAPSVSEEARAIVAAKANVRLLACGEWSAERAAAWDYKRVNGGLLVQSRDIGMIGSQDLKVVTQRAPTEQEINDLIFAWKVAKYVKSNAIVYAKNRQTIGVGAGQMSRVNSARIAAIKAEHAGLQVVGSVMASDAFFPFRDGLDNAAKAGVTAVIQPGGSMRDAEVIAAADEAGIAMVFTGMRHFRH is encoded by the coding sequence ATGACCGACCAGACTACCCGCCTGCCGATCCGCCGCGCCTTGATCAGTGTCTCCGACAAGACCGGGATCCTCGAATTTGCCCGGGAGCTGGAAGCCCTGGGCGTGGAAATCCTCTCCACAGGCGGGACCTTCAAACTGCTGCAGGACAACGGCGTGGCCGCAGTGGAAGTGGCGGACTACACCGGTTTCGCAGAAATGATGGACGGTCGGGTCAAGACCCTGCACCCGAAAATCCACGGCGGCATCCTCGGCCGTCGCGGCACCGACGACGCGATCATGGCCGAGCACGGCATCAAGCCGATCGACTTGGTGGCCGTTAACCTCTATCCGTTCGAAGCCACCATCAACAAGCCAGGTTGCGACCTGCCGACCGCCATCGAAAACATCGATATCGGTGGCCCGACCATGGTGCGCTCGGCGGCCAAGAACCACAAAGACGTGGCCATCGTGGTTAACGCCAGCGATTACGCCAACGTGCTGCAAAGCCTGAAAGCCGGTGGCCTGACCTACGCCCAGCGCTTCGACCTGATGCTCAAGGCCTTCGAACACACCGCTGCCTACGACGGCATGATTGCCAACTACATGGGCACCGTTAACCAAACGGTTGAAACCCTGAGCACCGAAGGGCGCAGCCAGTTCCCGCGCACCTTCAACAGCCAGTTCATCAAGGCCCAGGAAATGCGCTACGGCGAGAACCCGCACCAGAGCGCGGCATTCTACGTAGAAGCCAAACCCGCCGAAGTGGGCATCGCTACCGCGACCCAACTGCAGGGCAAAGAGCTGTCCTACAACAACGTGGCCGACACCGACGCCGCGCTGGAATGCGTGAAGAGCTTCGTCAAGCCGGCCTGCGTGATCGTCAAACACGCCAACCCATGCGGCGTGGCCGTGAGCCCGGACGCGGAAGGCGGCATTCGCCAGGCCTACGAACTGGCCTACGCCACCGACACCGAATCGGCGTTCGGCGGCATCATCGCGTTCAACCGTGAACTGGATGCCGAGACCGCCAAGGCGATCGTCGAGCGTCAGTTCGTTGAAGTGATCATTGCCCCAAGCGTCAGCGAAGAAGCCCGCGCCATCGTGGCGGCAAAAGCCAACGTGCGCCTGCTGGCCTGCGGCGAGTGGTCGGCTGAGCGTGCCGCCGCCTGGGACTACAAGCGCGTCAACGGCGGCTTGCTGGTACAGAGCCGTGACATCGGCATGATCGGCAGCCAGGACCTTAAAGTTGTGACCCAGCGCGCCCCGACCGAGCAAGAGATCAATGACCTGATCTTCGCCTGGAAAGTGGCCAAGTACGTGAAGTCCAACGCCATCGTCTACGCCAAGAACCGCCAGACCATCGGTGTCGGCGCCGGCCAGATGAGCCGTGTGAACTCAGCGCGTATCGCCGCGATCAAGGCTGAGCACGCGGGTTTGCAGGTGGTGGGTTCGGTAATGGCTTCCGACGCATTCTTCCCGTTCCGTGACGGTCTGGACAACGCCGCCAAGGCAGGCGTGACCGCCGTGATCCAACCGGGCGGCTCGATGCGTGACGCTGAAGTCATCGCTGCCGCTGATGAAGCCGGCATCGCCATGGTCTTCACCGGTATGCGTCACTTCCGTCACTGA
- a CDS encoding MarC family protein, translating into MLHVLFSVYLKMLVLYSPFFVLSCFISLTRGYSSKERRRLAWKVALATLVSSVLLYLFGRVIFSVFGITVDAFRIGAGSVLFISALGMAQGKSAVQTDNVQQDVTIVPLTIPLTVGPGTIGALLVMGVSQPHWDDKITAILSIALASLTVGVVLYLSNRIERILGDQGLQIVSRLMGLFVCALAAQIIFTGVRGYLVP; encoded by the coding sequence ATGCTCCACGTGTTATTCAGCGTCTACCTGAAAATGCTGGTGCTCTACAGCCCGTTCTTCGTGTTGTCCTGCTTTATCAGCCTCACCCGTGGCTACTCCAGCAAAGAGCGGCGGCGTCTGGCGTGGAAGGTGGCGTTGGCGACCCTGGTATCGAGCGTGTTGCTCTACCTGTTTGGCCGGGTGATTTTCAGTGTGTTCGGCATTACCGTCGATGCCTTCCGCATTGGTGCCGGCAGCGTGCTGTTTATTTCTGCACTGGGCATGGCCCAGGGCAAGTCGGCAGTGCAGACCGACAATGTGCAGCAAGACGTCACCATCGTACCGCTGACCATCCCTCTCACCGTCGGCCCCGGCACCATCGGTGCGTTGCTGGTGATGGGCGTGAGCCAGCCACACTGGGATGACAAGATCACCGCCATCCTCAGCATCGCCCTGGCCAGCCTCACGGTGGGCGTGGTGCTGTACCTGTCCAACCGGATCGAACGTATTCTCGGTGACCAGGGCTTGCAGATTGTCAGTCGGTTGATGGGGTTGTTCGTGTGCGCACTTGCCGCGCAAATCATCTTTACCGGCGTGCGCGGCTACCTAGTACCCTAG